TCTCCGAACTGGACACCCTGCGCGAGGCCGCAGCGTCGGCGCGCGAGGTGCTGTCCAGTTCCTCCGACGAGGGTTTCGGTGCCGCCGACGCGCTCGGGCGTGCCCGGGGCGCATTGGAATCCACGGGCGACGCCCGGCTGCGAGCCCTGGCCGACCAGATCGGTGGCGCACTGACGGTCGTCGTCGACGCCGTCGGCGAACTGGGCGATTACCTGGACGCACTGCCCACCGATGCCAGTGCGCTGGACGCCAAACTGGCCCGCCAGGCTCAGCTGCGCACGCTGACCCGCAAGTACGCCGCCGATATCGACGGCGTGCTGCAGTGGGCGCAGGATTCGCGCGACCGGCTGGCCCAACTCGACGTGTCCGAAGAAGGACTCGCCGCGCTGGAACGCCGGGTCGATGAACTTGGCACCCAATTAGGCCAGGCCGCAATCGATCTCAGCAAGATCAGGCGCAAGGCCGCCAAGAAACTGGCCAAAGAGGTCACCGCGGAGCTCGCCGGCCTCGCCATGAACAACGCCGATTTCACTATCGGCGTCACCACTGATGTGGCCGATCCGCACGACCCGTCGGCGCTGGTTCTGCCGGACGGTGAATCGGCGCGGATCGGCGTCGACGGCATCGACGTGGTGGAATTCGGCTTCGCCGCGCACCGCGGCATGTCGGTGCTGCCGCTGGCCAAGAGCGCCTCGGGCGGCGAGTTGTCGCGGGTGATGCTGGCGCTGGAAGTGGTGCTCTCCGCGTCTGCCACCGGCACCACGATGGTGTTCGACGAGGTCGACGCCGGCGTGGGCGGATATGCGGCGGTGCAGATCGGCAGACGGCTGGCCCGGCTGGCCCGCACACACCAGGTCATCGTCGTCACGCACCTGCCACAGGTCGCGGCCTACGCCGACGTGCACCTGGTGGTGCACAGCCAGGGGCCTAAGGGCACCAGCGGCGTAACGCGCCTGACCAGCGACGACAGGGTGGCCGAGCTGGCCCGGATGCTGGCGGGGCTGGGGGAATCCGACAGCGGACGCGCGCATGCGCGTGAACTGCTGGAGACCGCGCAGAACGATCGCGCCTGAGCCTCTTCGGTTACCGCGAGCGACCGCAAAATGCCGTTCGCAGCGGCGTGTCGCTGTACAAACGCGGGCGCTCGCCTTCCGGCGCGAGCGTGCACAGAATGCCGGCCGCGCCGGCGTGTCCCCGTACATCTGCGCACTGTCGTGCCCAGCGGGCGCCAAACCCCCGCAATCACCCCGCGATACAAATGTGACAGATGTGACGCTTTATAACTTCTGAGGCAGATGTTACGGCGCGCCTCCCCGCCTCGGCCTTCTATCGCCGACAGAATCGGCTCCCATGAAGATGTCAGCGCTTCTAACTCGCAACACCGTCCGGCCCGGCCTGGTGGGCACCGCCCGCGTCGATCGGAACATCGACCGACTGCTGCGCAGGGTGTGCCCCGGCGACATCGTCGTCCTCGACATCCTGGACCTCGACCGCATCACCGCCGACGCTCTGGTGGAAGCTGACATCGCCGCCGTCGTCAACGCATCGCCGTCGGTTTCGGGCCGCTACCCCAATCTGGGCCCTGAGGTCCTGGTCAACAACGGGGTCACCCTCATCGACGAGACCGGGCCCGAGATCTTCAAGAAGGTCAAGGACGGATCCAAGATCCGCCTGTACGAGGGCGGCGTCTACTCCGGGGACCGCCGCCTGATCCGGGGCACCGAGCGCACCGACCACGACATCGCCGACCTGATGCGCGAGGCCAAGAGCGGGCTGGCCGCTCACCTGGAAGCGTTCGCGGGCAACACCATTGAGTTCATCCGCAGCGAAAGCCCGCTGCTGATCGACGGCATCGGCATCCCCGACATCGACGTCGACATGCGCCGCCGGCACGTGGTGATCGTCTCCGAGGAGCCCAGCGCCGAGGAGGATCTGAAATCCCTCAAGCCGTTCATCAAGGAGTATCAGCCCGTCCTCGTCGGTGTCGGCCAGGGAGCCGACGTGCTGCGCAAGGCGGGCTACCGCCCACAACTGATCGTCGGTGACCCCGACCAGATCAGCGCCGAGGTCCTCAAGTGCGGCGCACAGGTCGTGCTGCCCGCCGACGCCGACGGCCACGCCGCCGGTCTGGAACGGATCCAGGACCTCGGCGTGGGGGCCATGACTTTCCCGGCCGCCGGCTCCGCCACCGACCTGGCACTGTTGCTGGCCGATCATCACGGCGCCGCGCTGCTGGTCACCGCGGGCCACACCGCCAACATCGAGACGTTCTTCGACCGGACGCGTTCGCAGAGCAACCCGTCCACGTTCCTCACCCGGCTGCGGGTGGGGGAGAAGCTGGTGGACGCCAAGGCGGTTGCCACCCTGTACCGCAACCACATCTCCGCCGGTGCCATCGCGCTGCTCGCGCTGACCATGCTGATCGCGATCATCGTCGTGCTGTGGGTGTCCCGCACCGACGGCGTGGTAGTGCACTGGCTCGTCGAGTACTGGAACCGCTTCACCCTCTGGATCCAGCACCTGATCTCCTAGGAAGTGCCCTGATGATCTCGTTACGCCAACACGCCATCTCGCTGGCCGCCGTCTTCCTTGCGCTGGCCATCGGGGTGGTGCTGGGCTCCGGCTTCTTCTCCGACACCGTGTTGTCCAGCCTGCGTAATGAGAAGCGCGATCTGGCCGGTCAAGTCAACAATCTCAACGACCAGCGCAATCAGCTGAACGAGAAACTCAGTGCCTCAAACACTTTCGATGCGCAGGTGCTCGGCCGCATCGTGCACGAGGCATTGGCGGGCAAGACGGTGGTCCTGTTCCGCACCCCGGATGCCAGAGACGACGACGTGGCCGCGGTGTCCAAAATCGTCGGGCAGGCCGGCGGCTCGGTCACCGGCACGGTGTCACTGACGCACGAATTCGTCGAAGCCAACTCAGGCGAAAAACTACGCTCAGTGGTCAACTCCTCGATCCTGCCCGCCGGAACCCAGCTGAGCACCAAACTGGTCGACCAGGGTTCGCAGGCCGGTGATCTGCTCGGCATCGCCCTGCTGGTCAACACGAATCCTCAAGCACCGGCCGTCGACGACACCGCGCGCGACACCGTGCTGGGTGCCCTGCGCGAAACCGGCTTCATCACCTACCAGCCCAACAGCCACCTGGCGGGCGCCAACGCCGCCATCGTGGTCACCGGCGGCGCGGTGCCTGCGGACGCCGGCAACCAGGGGGTCACCGTGGCGCGATTCGCCGCCGCACTGGCACCCCACGGCTCCGGCACCGTGCTGGCCGGCCGCGACGGGTCGGCCGGCGGTAGCGCAGCGGTCGCGGTGGCCCGCGCCGATGCCGGCATGGCGGCCGCCATCAGCACCGTGGACGACGTCGACGTCGAACCCGGACGGATCACGGCGATCCTGGCCCTGCACGACCTGGCCGGCGGCGGACACCCCGGTCACTACGGCATCGGGCACGGGGCGACAGCAGTGACCGTTCCGCAATAGGGCGTGTTCGACGCGGCGGGACGCCGTGGATGTTAGGGTGAGTTTCCGTGGGTCGGCAGGCCCAGCACGTTCGATTTTCCTGCATCATGCCCTGCCCATCACGGAGGTCGCCCGTTGCGTAAGCATTCGCAAATCGCCACCAAGCACCTCTTCGTCAGCGGTGGGGTCGCTTCATCACTGGGCAAGGGGCTGACGGCGAGCAGCCTCGGCCAGTTGCTCACCGCACGCGGTTTGCACGTCACGATGCAGAAGCTCGACCCCTACCTGAACGTCGACCCCGGCACCATGAATCCGTTCCAGCACGGTGAGGTTTTCGTCACCGAGGACGGCGCCGAAACGGACCTCGACGTCGGCCACTACGAGCGCTTCCTCGACCGCGACCTGTCCGGGTCAGCCAATGTCACGACCGGACAGGTGTATTCGACGGTGATCGCCAAGGAGCGCCGGGGTGAGTATCTGGGCGACACCGTCCAGGTGATCCCGCACATCACCGACGAGATTAGGCGGCGCATCCTGGCGATGGCCGAACCGGACGCCAGCGGCCACCGTCCCGACGTCGTCATCACCGAGATCGGCGGCACTGTCGGCGATATCGAATCGCAGCCGTTCCTGGAGGCGGCGCGCCAGGTCCGCCACTACGTGGGTCGCGAGGACGTCTTCTTTCTGCACGTTTCGCTGGTGCCCTACCTGGCGCCGTCCGGCGAACTCAAGACCAAGCCCACCCAGCACTCGGTGGCTGCGCTGCGCAGCATCGGTATCAGCCCGGACGCGCTGATCCTGCGCTGCGATCGTGAGGTCCCCGAAGCGCTGAAGAACAAAATCGCGCTGATGTGCGACGTCGACATCGACGGCGTCATCTCCACTCCGGATGCGCCCTCGATCTACGACATCCCCAAGGTGTTGCATCGCGAGGAACTCGACGCCTTCGTGGTGCGCCGGCTCAACCTGCCGTTCCGCGACGTCGACTGGACCGAATGGGACGACCTGCTGCGCCGGGTGCACGAACCGCACGACACCGTGCGAATCGCGTTGGTGGGCAAGTATGTTGAGCTATCCGATGCCTACCTCTCAGTCAGTGAGGCGTTGCGCGCCGGCGGTTTCAAGCACCGGGCAAAGGTCGAAATCGTCTGGGTGGCATCGGATGACTGTGAGACCCCCAGTGGTGCTGCACACACGCTGGGCGACGTGCACGCGGTGCTGATCCCCGGCGGGTTCGGCATCCGCGGCATCGAGGGCAAGATCGGCGCCATCCGCTACGCGCGGGCGCGTGGGCTGCCCGTGCTGGGGCTGTGTCTCGGTCTGCAGTGCATCGTGATCGAAGCGGCCCGCTCGGTCGGCCTCACCGAGGCGAACTCCGCCGAGTTCGAACCGGACACACCGGATCCGGTCATCTCCACCATGGCCGACCAGGAACAGGCCGTCGCCGGCGAGGCGGATCTCGGCGGGACGATGCGGCTGGGCGCCTATCCGGCCGTCTTGGAGCCTGATTCCATTGTGGCCCAGGCATATCAAGCGACCCAGGTGTCCGAACGCCATCGGCACCGGTACGAGGTCAACAACTCCTACAGGGAGCGGATCGCCGCCAGCGGCCTGCGGTTCAGCGGGACGTCACCCGACGGGCACCTGGTCGAGTTCGTCGAATACCCGCCCGATCAGCACCCGTTCATCGTCGGAACCCAGGCGCACCCCGAGCTCAAGAGCCGGCCCACCCGGCCGCATCCGTTGTTCGTGGCCTTCGTCAAGGCGGCCATCGACTACAAGGCGGGTGAACTGCTGCCCGTCGAAATCCCCGAAATTCCGGAGCACCACGCTTCCAATGGCAACGACCGTCGCGACGCAGACGGCTCGGCGGTAGGGCAATCGCTAGCCGAACCCGCCACCCGTGGCTGAGCACGATTTCGAGAAGGTATCGTCGGAAACCTTCTACCAGGGAGCGATTTTCGCGTTACGCCGGGACGAGGTCCGGATGCCGGGCGGCAACATCGCGAAGCGGGAGGTCCTCGAGCACTACGGTGCGGTGGCGGTGGTCGCGATGAACGAGGACGGCGAAATCGCACTGGTCTACCAGTATCGCCACACGTACCGGCGCCGGATATGGGAGTTGCCGGCGGGCCTGCTGGACGACCCGGACGAAGCGCCGTACCGCACCGCCGAACGCGAGCTCGAAGAGGAGGTCGGGCTGCACGCCCGCACCTGGCAGCTACTGCTGGATGTCAACACCGCCCCCGGTTACAGCGACGAGTCGGTGCGGATCTATCTGGCCACCGGACTCACTGACATCGGGCGGCCCGAGGCGCACGACGAAGAAGCCGACATGACGATGCAGTGGTTTCCTCTCGACCAGGCGGTAGCCAAGGCGCTCAGCGGAGAGATCGTCAATTCCATTGCGATAGCCGGTATTTTCGCTGCCCACGCGGTCGCCACCGGCATCGCCGTGCCGCGTCCGCTGGACACGCCGTGGCTCGACAAGCCGACCGCCTTCGCCAAGCGTAAGGCGTCGCAATGACGGCGGCGTTGACGCTCGACGCCCAGCTGCAGGGCTACCTCGACCACTTGACGATCGAGCGCGGCGTGGCGGCCAACACCCTGAGCTCCTATCGCCGTGACCTGCGCCGCTACTCAAAACATCTGGAAGAACGCGGAATTCACGATCTGGCCAAGGTCGGTGAGAACGACGTCAGCGAGTTCCTGGTGGCACTGCGCCGCGGCGACCCCGAATCCGGTGCGGTGGCGCTGTCGGCGGTCTCGGCGGCGCGGGCGCTGATCGCGGTGCGCGGATTGCACCGGTTCGCCGCCGCCGAAGGGCTGGCCGAGCTGGACGTGGCGCGGGCGGTCAGGCCGCCCACGCCGGGCCGACGGTTGCCCAAGAGCCTGACCGTCGACCAGGTGCTGGCGCTGCTGGAGGCCGCCGGCGGCGAGGATGCCTCCGACGGTCCGCTGACGCTGCGCAACCGGGCCCTGCTGGAGCTGTTGTACTCGACCGGGTCGCGGATCTCGGAAGCCGTCGGGCTCGACGTCGACGACATCGACACCCATGCGCGGTCGGTGTTGCTGCGCGGCAAGGGCGGTAAGCAACGCCTGGTGCCCATCGGACGCCCCGCCGTCCAGGCGCTCGATGCCTACCTGGTCCGCGGCCGTCCGGACCTGGCCCGACGGGGCCGTGGCACGCCCGCGATCTTCCTCAATGCCCGGGGCGGTCGCCTGTCGCGCCAGAGCGCCTGGCAGGTGCTGCAGGACGCGGCCGAACGCGCCGGCATCACTTCGGGGGTGTCACCGCACATGCTGCGGCACTCCTTCGCCACGCACCTGCTGGAGGGCGGCGCCGACGTGCGGGTGGTGCAGGAGTTGCTGGGTCACGCCTCGGTGACCACCACGCAGATCTACACCCTGGTCACCGTGCACGCCCTGCGCGAGGTCTGGGCCGGCGCCCACCCGCGGGCCACCTAGCCCAGGTACTCCGACTCCAGCACCAGGTCGGACACCATCGACTGGTACTCGAGATGCGTCTTGTGCTCGACCGTGTTCCACGTCGCGCCCTGGTGCTCGCGCATATAAGCGCGGTACTGCGGCGCGCCCGGCACCCGGACATTGTCGGCGACGGCGATCGAACCCCGGCGCAGCCACCCGCGGTCCAAGATGCTCTTCAAATCGTCCAGATAGGCGTCTTTGTCGTGATCCAGAAAAAGGAAATCGACTGCGCCAGAGGCGAATCCGTGATCACTTGCCAACGCGTCCAAGGTGCGGCCGCCGTCGCCGATGGTGCCGACCACACACGTCACGCGGTCGGCCACACCCGCATGACTCCAGATCCGCCGGGCATTGACGGCGTTCGCCTCGGCGAGCTCGACGGAGAACACCTTGGCATTCGGAGCGGCCCGCGCAATCCGCAGGGCGCCGTAACCGACGTAGGTTCCGAGCTCCAGCGCGAGCGACGGATCGGCGCGCCGCACCGCGGCGTCGAGGAGCCGGCCCTTCTCGTCGCCGACGTTGATCAGCATCGACTTCTCGTACGCGAACTTGTCGATGGTGGCCAGCACGTCGTCGATGTCACCGGCCCGCGCGTGCTTCACCACGTAGTCGACAGCCGCCGCCTCGCGTCCGTCACCGATCTGGCCGGTCTTGGTGATGTTGCGCGCCCCGGTGGCCATCCGCCACACCGACCACCGCAGCAGGGGTATGCGTCGCTTCAGATCCATGTCCACACCATAGGCCCGGGGAATCGCGCGCTCCGGCAGGGTGTTGAACAAGACGATGACAGCTCTGGCGAAAACATCGAATGCGGTTGAATCACCGACACTTTGGACACCGTCGCGGGTGTTGGTCACCCGCTCGGCAGCCGAACAGCCACATGGCGCAAACATTGTGACGCGCTGCGAAGCTGCCGGAGTCGCCGACATCGAGATCCTCAAAGGCGACCGGCTCCCGCCGCTGCGTGCCGACAACGACCGCGCGTCCTACGCACTGGCCAAGCGCACCCTCGCCGTCGTGATCGCGCCGCCGAGCAAGCGCCGGCTGCAGCCGATTCCGCCCAGCGCCGACTGGCGGATCGATCTCGCCGAAGGCTGCCCCGCCCACTGCCAGTACTGCTACCTCGCCGGCTCGCTGTCCGGGCCGCCCATCACCCGCGTGTATGCGAACCTGCCCGAGATCTTGGCGGGGATGGACGACCATGTCGGCCGTGGCACCATCACCTCGGCATCGGCCGCGCGGGCCGACGAGGGCACCACCTTCGAGGCCTCCTGCTACACCGATCCGCTGGCCATCGAGCATCTGACCGGCTCGCTGTCCGCCACGATCGCCCACGTCGGCACCCATGACTGGCCCGCGCCGGTCGGGCTGCGCTTCACCACCAAGTTCGACGACGTCGCACCGCTACTCACATTGCCCCACCACGGCGCCACCCGGGTGCGGGTCTCGGTGAACGCCGACGACGTCGCCGGCCGGTTCGAGGGCGGCACCGCGCGGCTGCCACGGCGCATCGGCGCGTTGCGCGCGCTGGCGTCAGCCGGATACCGGGTCGGCCTGACCATTGCCCCGATCATGCCGATTCCGGGGTGGCGAGACGGCTACGGACGCCTGCTGCGGGACGTCGCCGACGCGGTGGCCGACATACCCGACCTCGACCTCACCGTGGAATGCATCACCCACCGCTTCACCGCAGGCAGCCGCGACGTGTTGCTGGGCTGGTATCCGCGGACCAAGCTCGAGATGGACGAATCCGCGCGGACCCGTAAATTCGGCAAGTTCGGGTCGGCGAAGTACGTCTACCCCAAAGAGACCATGGCCGAGCTGCGGTCCTGGTTCGAGGCCGAACTCACCGCGACGCTGCCTGCGGCCCGCACCCTCTACTGGACCTGAGCCGACGTCGCCCGGAAACGTTGCCCGCGGGTCTCCCGGTCCAGGCAAGGCGAGCCGTTAGACTTTCCTGCAATGTCCACGCTGACGCCCGTCACCACCCACCGCGACCGGGCATGACCGACCCTCCCGGCACCGGTCCAGAGATCGGCCTGACCGGCCGGCCGCCGCGGGCGATTCCCGAACCCAAGCCACTGTCGAGCCACGGCCCGGCCAAGGTCGTCGCGATGTGCAACCAGAAGGGTGGGGTCGGCAAGACCACGTCGACGATCAACCTGGGCGCCGCGCTGGCCGAGTACGGCCGGCGGGTGTTGCTGGTCGATATGGACCCCCAGGGCGCGCTGTCCGCCGGCCTCGGCGTCCCGCACTACGAGCTGGAAAAGACGATCCACAACGTGCTGGTGGAGTCGCGGGTATCGATCGACGACGTGCTGCTGCACACCCGGGTCAAGAATCTGGATCTGGTGCCCAGCAACATCGACCTGTCGGCGGCGGAGATCCAGCTGG
This genomic stretch from Mycobacterium paragordonae harbors:
- the recN gene encoding DNA repair protein RecN, which translates into the protein MLNEIRIEALGAISVATAEFDRGLTVLTGETGTGKTMVVTGLHLLGGARADATRVRSGSERAVVEGRFTTSDVDDAVTAGLDEILDASGAERDEDGSVIALRTVSRDGPSRAYLGGRSVPAKSLSGFTTQLLALHGQNDQLRLMRPDEQRGALDRFAGTGPALERYRKLREAWLSARRDLTDRRDRTRELAQEADRLKFALNEIDTVDPQPGEDGALVADIVRLSELDTLREAAASAREVLSSSSDEGFGAADALGRARGALESTGDARLRALADQIGGALTVVVDAVGELGDYLDALPTDASALDAKLARQAQLRTLTRKYAADIDGVLQWAQDSRDRLAQLDVSEEGLAALERRVDELGTQLGQAAIDLSKIRRKAAKKLAKEVTAELAGLAMNNADFTIGVTTDVADPHDPSALVLPDGESARIGVDGIDVVEFGFAAHRGMSVLPLAKSASGGELSRVMLALEVVLSASATGTTMVFDEVDAGVGGYAAVQIGRRLARLARTHQVIVVTHLPQVAAYADVHLVVHSQGPKGTSGVTRLTSDDRVAELARMLAGLGESDSGRAHARELLETAQNDRA
- the steA gene encoding putative cytokinetic ring protein SteA, encoding MKMSALLTRNTVRPGLVGTARVDRNIDRLLRRVCPGDIVVLDILDLDRITADALVEADIAAVVNASPSVSGRYPNLGPEVLVNNGVTLIDETGPEIFKKVKDGSKIRLYEGGVYSGDRRLIRGTERTDHDIADLMREAKSGLAAHLEAFAGNTIEFIRSESPLLIDGIGIPDIDVDMRRRHVVIVSEEPSAEEDLKSLKPFIKEYQPVLVGVGQGADVLRKAGYRPQLIVGDPDQISAEVLKCGAQVVLPADADGHAAGLERIQDLGVGAMTFPAAGSATDLALLLADHHGAALLVTAGHTANIETFFDRTRSQSNPSTFLTRLRVGEKLVDAKAVATLYRNHISAGAIALLALTMLIAIIVVLWVSRTDGVVVHWLVEYWNRFTLWIQHLIS
- a CDS encoding copper transporter, whose amino-acid sequence is MISLRQHAISLAAVFLALAIGVVLGSGFFSDTVLSSLRNEKRDLAGQVNNLNDQRNQLNEKLSASNTFDAQVLGRIVHEALAGKTVVLFRTPDARDDDVAAVSKIVGQAGGSVTGTVSLTHEFVEANSGEKLRSVVNSSILPAGTQLSTKLVDQGSQAGDLLGIALLVNTNPQAPAVDDTARDTVLGALRETGFITYQPNSHLAGANAAIVVTGGAVPADAGNQGVTVARFAAALAPHGSGTVLAGRDGSAGGSAAVAVARADAGMAAAISTVDDVDVEPGRITAILALHDLAGGGHPGHYGIGHGATAVTVPQ
- a CDS encoding CTP synthase translates to MRKHSQIATKHLFVSGGVASSLGKGLTASSLGQLLTARGLHVTMQKLDPYLNVDPGTMNPFQHGEVFVTEDGAETDLDVGHYERFLDRDLSGSANVTTGQVYSTVIAKERRGEYLGDTVQVIPHITDEIRRRILAMAEPDASGHRPDVVITEIGGTVGDIESQPFLEAARQVRHYVGREDVFFLHVSLVPYLAPSGELKTKPTQHSVAALRSIGISPDALILRCDREVPEALKNKIALMCDVDIDGVISTPDAPSIYDIPKVLHREELDAFVVRRLNLPFRDVDWTEWDDLLRRVHEPHDTVRIALVGKYVELSDAYLSVSEALRAGGFKHRAKVEIVWVASDDCETPSGAAHTLGDVHAVLIPGGFGIRGIEGKIGAIRYARARGLPVLGLCLGLQCIVIEAARSVGLTEANSAEFEPDTPDPVISTMADQEQAVAGEADLGGTMRLGAYPAVLEPDSIVAQAYQATQVSERHRHRYEVNNSYRERIAASGLRFSGTSPDGHLVEFVEYPPDQHPFIVGTQAHPELKSRPTRPHPLFVAFVKAAIDYKAGELLPVEIPEIPEHHASNGNDRRDADGSAVGQSLAEPATRG
- a CDS encoding NUDIX domain-containing protein: MAEHDFEKVSSETFYQGAIFALRRDEVRMPGGNIAKREVLEHYGAVAVVAMNEDGEIALVYQYRHTYRRRIWELPAGLLDDPDEAPYRTAERELEEEVGLHARTWQLLLDVNTAPGYSDESVRIYLATGLTDIGRPEAHDEEADMTMQWFPLDQAVAKALSGEIVNSIAIAGIFAAHAVATGIAVPRPLDTPWLDKPTAFAKRKASQ
- the xerD gene encoding site-specific tyrosine recombinase XerD translates to MTAALTLDAQLQGYLDHLTIERGVAANTLSSYRRDLRRYSKHLEERGIHDLAKVGENDVSEFLVALRRGDPESGAVALSAVSAARALIAVRGLHRFAAAEGLAELDVARAVRPPTPGRRLPKSLTVDQVLALLEAAGGEDASDGPLTLRNRALLELLYSTGSRISEAVGLDVDDIDTHARSVLLRGKGGKQRLVPIGRPAVQALDAYLVRGRPDLARRGRGTPAIFLNARGGRLSRQSAWQVLQDAAERAGITSGVSPHMLRHSFATHLLEGGADVRVVQELLGHASVTTTQIYTLVTVHALREVWAGAHPRAT
- a CDS encoding O-methyltransferase, which codes for MDLKRRIPLLRWSVWRMATGARNITKTGQIGDGREAAAVDYVVKHARAGDIDDVLATIDKFAYEKSMLINVGDEKGRLLDAAVRRADPSLALELGTYVGYGALRIARAAPNAKVFSVELAEANAVNARRIWSHAGVADRVTCVVGTIGDGGRTLDALASDHGFASGAVDFLFLDHDKDAYLDDLKSILDRGWLRRGSIAVADNVRVPGAPQYRAYMREHQGATWNTVEHKTHLEYQSMVSDLVLESEYLG
- a CDS encoding spore photoproduct lyase family protein — encoded protein: MTALAKTSNAVESPTLWTPSRVLVTRSAAEQPHGANIVTRCEAAGVADIEILKGDRLPPLRADNDRASYALAKRTLAVVIAPPSKRRLQPIPPSADWRIDLAEGCPAHCQYCYLAGSLSGPPITRVYANLPEILAGMDDHVGRGTITSASAARADEGTTFEASCYTDPLAIEHLTGSLSATIAHVGTHDWPAPVGLRFTTKFDDVAPLLTLPHHGATRVRVSVNADDVAGRFEGGTARLPRRIGALRALASAGYRVGLTIAPIMPIPGWRDGYGRLLRDVADAVADIPDLDLTVECITHRFTAGSRDVLLGWYPRTKLEMDESARTRKFGKFGSAKYVYPKETMAELRSWFEAELTATLPAARTLYWT